CTCGACCACGTCATCGAACAACGCCGAGCTCTCGGAAGTGCAGTAACCTACGTCCCGGGCGTCCAGCAGGCGCGAGAAGATCTGCTCGCCGCACGCAGCCGTCGTGCCGACATCGCAGATCGCATGTCTCGGCTCCAGGCGCAAATCAAGGACCTCAGCGATCTGGTCAGGCAACTGAGTAGTCAGTCCGCCCGCCTCACTCGCGCTATCGTCGCCGGCGAGTGGCTTGTGGATTTCGACTTCGTGGTCTGTCCGCGTTGCGGCAACGATGTCGAACCAGCAAGGACCGATCCGCACCTGTGCTACCTATGCCTGCAACAGCCGCGGCCTGCGCCCTCCGAAGCCGAGCTGCTGAGCGAGCAGGACCGCATCGCGAGTCAGATCACCGAAACCAACGAGGTCCTCGAAGGACGTCAGCGCGCTCTCGACAGATTGGCGTACGAGGCAACCCGACTCGACCAGCTCATCGCCGAGCTGGCCGACGACCTCGACCAGCGCACCCAAGCGTTCGTTTCCGACCACGCTGCACAGATCGAGCATCAAGCCACCCGGCAAGCTCAGCTCGAGGCCGACATCAAGCGTCTCCGTGAATACGCCGACCTCCTACGACGGCACGAGCAACAACTTGCCAGCCGCGGTGAGCTTGAAGCTCAGCAAGAAGATCTCAGGCTTCGTATCTCTGAGCGTGAACTCTCTCGATACGATGCGGAAGAGAATGTTAAAGCCCTTGAGATACGGATGCTCGAGTACCTGCAGCAACTGCGCATCCCAGACCTCGGCCTAGAACTTACGGTTAAGATCAACCGAAAAACGTACCTGCCCGAGGTCTCCGGCCGCAGCTTCGACGAACTATCCAGTCAAGGCCTCAAGACACTTGTCAACATCGCACACGCGCTCGCTCACCACACCGTGGCGATCGACCGAAATCTTCCATTGCCTGGGCTTCTCATCCTGGATGGGATTTCAGCGAACAGCGGACAAGAGGGCTTGAGCTTCGACCGCATTCGTGACGCCTACCGACTCCTCAGTAAGGTAGCGGCTGACGACTCATATCGAGGCGCACTACAAATCATCGCGGTTGACAATGAGCTCTCTCGCGAAATTATCGTTGAACTCGTTGAACGTGTTGCCCTTGAGCTCACCCAAGAGGACCGTCTCATCCGAACTCCGAATCCGTCACCAAAATCCGAGCCGGACGACGTCGAGCCGTGAGCGATGGAGTCGGGGGCACACATGGGGCACAAGACATCGTGAAACGTCGGCAATCAGCGACGAACGACATGAGCCCAGGCGCGGGCTTGGCCAGGGTGCCGACCGTATCAACGCAGGTCACGCGACCGCCCGTCTAAGTTCCGCTTGAACGTCTGACACTGGGGCTGGGTAACCAACTGGGTGACGACGGGTGCGGGCACCGCCGGACGCCCGTGGACTGCGGCGGACCGTTCGGGCCGCACGAGGGCAGACGTTAGCGGCACGGTTCCTGCGGCCAGGCTGGGACTACTCGGGTAGTCCTGACTAGCGGTGACTATTCCTTTCAGCCTGGTTAGGTACCGATGGTACCGGCGCTGCCGCCTCGATCAGTGAGAGATTGAAATGCTTCCTGCAGCGATTGAATAGCGCCAGAGAATAGGACATCAATGCCTGGTTGTATCGCTCAAACCTTTCGGCATCAATGCGTAGTTTGTCGCCTGGCTGGTAGTCGAGCCAAGGGCATGAGTCCGTAAACTTTCTGTCGCAAATCCCGGCCCGATGGGCGAGAATGTTACGGCTTTGCCACATCTCGAATATCGTCTTCCGAACATCGGCGTCAACAGCACCATCTAGTCCAACCGCCTCAAGGAGCCGTTCGAATCGAGTAACGCCGCTGGCAAGCTCTGTCCGCAAGTCGCGCTGCGCCTCGGATATCAGTAGCCGAATCCGATCATCTTCGGACAGTCGAGTGAACTCAGCGAGCGGAATGCGAACTTTCGAAAACGCGGCTCTCTCCAGCACCTCCGGTACGGCTTTCATCCATGCGCCCGCAAGGTCCTCGACCATTGCTTCCAGCGCCGACCATAGGCCGAGTAGGCAGTGCGCGTACATTAGATGACTGCCGGAAACTTCGATTTTTAGCGCTATATCCGCTCGCCTTCGCGCTATCGTCAACGCATCTGGTGTCGGATTTGTTATCTCCAATAGTTGAGGGAACTTCTTGGCGTGACCAAGTCCACTTAAATGCATCTCGATCAACGCATCTACCTCGATGCCGTAGTCGATGAATCGCAAAATTGCTTCCGCCCAAGGTTCCACCGCTGAATCTTGTGCAGTACTTGCCTCCGAGGAAGCATCGTGTGGCGACATGGCATTAATCCTAGATGAAGACAGGTCTATCCCGGAGCACCCAACGGACCTGTTGTTCGCCGAGTCGCGTGTCAGACTCCTCTAGCGGGGGACTCGGCCGGCCCTTTTCCTCGGCGTGACCGCCGGCCGAGTGGCACGCGCTGGTCAAGATGCGCAGGAGCGCCACGCCGAGGGCAAGCGGGCGGTCGGGACCGAACATGGCCCACGTGGCGAGGGCCGCCGGAACGCGGCGAGCGGGTTGCGTCCGTGCCCGTTACGTGCCCCGATCTCGCAGTCGCCGACGGGTAACCAAGGTCAAGGCCTGACGGTCGGCGGCATACCTGGCCAGCGGTAACCGGCAGGTGGCGAGGGCTATTCGGCTTGCCGCGCCGAGAATTCCTAAACCGTGTGTCGCAGGCGAGCAGCCAACGGAGCAGCCAAGCCGGCGATCAACGGCGGACAGCGGCGGACCGCAGGCACCGGTGGACGAGGACCAGGACCACGCCGACCAGCAGACCGCGACCGACTCGTAATGCGCAGATCATGGCAGGGTCTACACCCGGCGTTGCCGAATCAGTCTCTTTAGGATCAAGGCGGCCCGCAAGCGGGCCGCGCCGGCCCGCCCCGGCCTGCTGGCGGCCTCCGGCCGGCATCGGCCGAACGGGCCGGCTTCGATCCGCCTGGGTGACTCGACCGCGGCTTCTGCCATCATCCGGCGATGGAGATCTGGTCTCATGGCACCGAGCTGTACGAGGTGAACTCGTACTACAGCGTGCCCGACGACGCCTGGCAGTACGAGCTGACCGGCATGTCGCCGGCAGGCGGACATCTCTCCGTCGTCATCCCTGACGCAACCCCGGATGACGGCCCGTTCACACCGCAGCCAGCACATCGCGTGCTGGTGCAGGTCGGTGACAGACAGATTCCCTGGCCGATCTTCCGACGCTTCATCGACCTGGTCGAGTCGTCCGGTGACCTCGCTGAGGCCGACAATGACGAGCCGCACACCAGCGGCCGAGACGATCGCGGGACTGGCTGAGCGACGGTCAACTTGGGGCGATCGGCTGCCGCGCCGCTTCGCGGCTTGCCATCGGAATCCGGGATCCAGGTGCGCGGAGAGCCGGCGACACGTCAAGCCGCCCCCGGCCCGAAGGCCGGGGGCGGTAAGCCGTACTCCGCCGGATAACCGCACACCATTGGCGCCGTGCCAGCCGCATGCCAGTAGCTGGTGTCCCTGGCGGTCAGCAGCGGTCGTGATCGGGCGACATGACACCGCCGTTGACCAGGCGTTCCGGATAGATCAGGTCGGCCGAGAACGATCTTCCAAACTGGCGGTACCGATGCGCGACGTGTACGTACCATGTCGGCCATGATCGTGGCGGAACTCCAGGAGTGGTTGTCGCAGCAGAACCCTCGCTCACCCGTCTGCGTTATGGGCATTGCTGACTGCGGCGCATCGGTGCAGGAGTGGGGCATCAACCTCGGCACAGGGCAGGGGCCAAGCGACGACGTCGATGAGGTCATCATCTCGTGGGCCCATTCGCCGGAAGCCGAAGCCCGCTACGAAACGCAGAAGCACTGAGGTCGTACCACCATAGGTGCAGCCGAGCTGACCGAGGCAGACAGTCAGCGGATCGTCAGCGAACGCCATACCGCGTGGTCCGGCTCGATCATGCTCGACGGCACGACCGATGCGTCTGACCACGCGGTACGGCACTTGATCACACTCGCTGCTACGTCAGGTCACTTTCCCCCCGACGGGGGTCGTCCCTTTCCGGACTCCGCAGGTGGACGGGCCGTCGCCGCCTTACCTGACCACGGCCTTCTTGATCTCCCGGGCCGGGAGGAAGCAGACCAGCCCTCGGCCATCGCCGTCGGTCACCACCCACGGGTGGCCCACGTAGGTCTGCTGCCGGTAGCCCTGACCCGGTTGCAGCACCGCGTACCGCTGCCGTTGGCCCCCGTAGTCCAGCCAGTGGACGACGACGAGCGTGCCACGGGTGTTGACGAAGTCGACGAAGGTCTCCGGCCCACCGCTGCTCGACCGCAGCGACGGCTCCTGGGACGGGGGCAGCGGCTCCAGCTCATCCGGGCGGGACTGGTCGGAGCCGGGGGGCCTCGGCGGCGTGGTCGACGGTCTCGGGCGGGTGGTCGTACCCGTGGTGGGTCGGTGGCTGGGCGACGCCGCGCGGGTCGGGGAGGGCAGCGACGCCCGGGTGGAGAGCGACACCGGCGCCGGCGAGTAGGTCCAGCTCGGCGTGGCGCTCACCGGCTCGGTCCCGTCCGCCTGTCCGGCGCCGGTCGGCAGGACGGCCACGGGCCTGTCCTCCGGCCGGGGCGAGGTGGACCAGAACGGCGACAGCGCGAACACCAGCGTGGCGATCACGCCGACCGCGACGCAGCCGAGGACCAGGGTGCGGGTGGGACCGCCGGGGCCGTGCGGGGACGCGGGCGGTGCGGCCGTCGGCCGGGCGCCGGCCCGCGGCGGTGGCGGCTCGGCCCGGTGCTGCGCGTCGTGGGCCCGGCCCTCGGGACGCCTCGGACCGGGTGGTGCCTGCCGGCGCGACTCGGGCAGCCAGCCGCCGATCCGCAGGGTGGCGTCGGTGCGGGGCACATCGTCGGGTGATTCGGGCATGGCCCCGTTTCCGAGAACGCGGGAGCCACCTCCAGCGGTGGCACGGGCCACGATTATCGGCGTACGGGGCTCCCCGCCGTCAATGGTTCAGAGGGTGGAAAACGGGACGTTCTTTCGCCGCCCGTTCTGTCGGGCGGGCACGACGAGAGGGAATTCCGAATGGTCGATCGGGCAGACCATTCGCCACGCCGTCGGCACGTGTAACGGAATTCGGATCCCGGACGCTGATATGGATTCTCCGTCACGCTTCGTGTCCGCCGGCCCATAGCAGATCGTCGTCCGGTACGGCGGTCGTCCACAGGCCCCGCCGTCGTCCACAGGTGACGGCGGACGGCCGGCGGTGCTCGTGCCATCGGAGCAGGGTCTCGGTCAGCACCCCCGAGCCCGACCGCTGGAGGCCGTGATGCCCCGTACCTCCCTCCCGCCCCACCGGCGGCTGCCGCTGCTGGTCACCTCCGACGGCGACCTCCTCGACGAACTGCTCCGGCTCGCCGCAGCCGGCGGCACCGAGGTCGAGCTGGCCGCCGACCCGGCCGCCGCCCGGGCCCGCTGGCTACCCGCCCCGCTGGTGCTCGTCGGCCGGGACCAGGCACAGGCGTGCCTGCGTGCCCGGCTGCCCCGGCGGCCGCGCATGGTGCTGGTCGGGCGCGCCGGGGAGTTGGACCCCGGCTGGGAGGTCGCCGAGCTGATCGGCGCCGAGCACGTCGCCACCCTCCCCGCCGCCGAGCCCTGGCTGGTCGACCGGTTCACCGAGTGCGGCTCCGACCGACCGGCCGGCGGGGCGGCGCGTACCGTCGCGGTGCTCGGCGGTCGGGGCGGCGCCGGGGCCAGCGTCCTCGCCGGCGGCCTCGCCGTCACCGCCGCCCGCGCCCGGCTGCGCACCCTCCTCGTCGACGCCGATCCGCTCGGCGGTGGGCTCGACCTGGTGCTCGGCTGGGAGGAACTCGACGGCCTCCGCTGGCCGGCACTCACCGACGCCGACGGGCGGGTCGACGCCCCCGCGCTGGTCCGGGCCCTGCCCAGCCGGGGAGACCTGGTGGTCCTCTCGTGGGACCGGGGTGACCTGCTCGCCCTGCCCGCCCAGGCGATGGCCGCCACGGTGGACGCCGCCCGTCGAGGGCGGGACTTCGTCGTGGTCGACGTGCCCCGTCAGCTCGACGACGCCGCCGTCGTCGCGTTGCAGGCGGCCGACCAGGCGTACGTTGTCGTACCGGCCGAGCTGCGGGCCACCGCGTCGGCGGCCCGGGTGGTCGCCGCGGCCGCGCCGCACTGCGCGGCGCTCGGAGTGATCGTGCGCGGCCCCGCCCCCGGCCGGTTGAAGGCCGTCGAGGTCGCTCGCGCCCTGGGCCTGCCGCTCGCCGGCACCCTCCGACCCGAGCCCGCGCTGTGCCGGGGGCTCGAACGCGGCGAGGCCCCCGCCGCAGCCGGGCGTGGACCGCTGGCGACCCTGTGCCGACGCCTCGTCGGCGAACTGACCGGGCTGCCCGTGCCGGGTGCGGCGTGAGCGCCCACTCCGAGGACCTGTCGGCCCGGGTCCGGCAGCGCATCGCCGGCTCGGCCGTTCCGGTCACGCCGGCCGCGATCGTCTCCGCCGTACGCGCCGAGCCCACCGCCGCCGTGCTCGGTGACACCGCGGTGCTGCGGATGGCCGACCGGGTGCACGACGACCTCGTCGGCGCCGGGCCGCTCGCTCCGCTGCTGGCCGACCCGCAGGTCACCGACGTCCTGGTCAACGGCACGCGGGTCTGGGTGGACCGGGGCGAAGGGCTGCGCCAGGTGGCGGTGCCGGTCGGCTCCGTCGACGACGTACGACGGTTGGCGCAGCGGCTCACCGCGGCGGCCGGCCGCCGGTTGGACGACGGCTGCCCGTACGCCGACGCGCGGCTGCCCGACGGCACCCGGTTGCACGCGGTGCTGCCACCGGTGGCGACCGACGGTCCCTACCTGTCCCTGCGCACCTTCCGGCAGCGCCCGTTCACCCTCGACGAGTTGGTCCGTCAGGGCACCGTGCCGCGCCCCGTCGCCCCGGTGCTGGCCGCGGTGGTGGCCGCCCGCCTGGCGTACCTGGTCACCGGCGGCACCGGCTCCGGCAAGACCACCCTGCTCAACACCCTGCTCGGGCTGGTGCCGGCGACCGAGCGGATCGTGCTGGTGGAGGACGCTGCCGAGCTGCACCCGGTGCACCCGCACGTGGTGGGCCTGCAGGCGCGGACGGCCAACGTGGAGGGATCCGGGGCGGTCGGGCTGAGCGACCTCGTCCGGCAGGCGCTGCGGATGCGTCCCGACCGGCTGGTGGTGGGCGAGTGCCGGGGCGCGGAGGTGGTGGACCTGCTCGCCGCACTCAACACCGGCCACGATGGCGGGGCGGGCACGCTGCACGCCAACACCCCGGCGGACGTACCGGCCCGGCTGGAGGCGCTCGGGTTGCTCGGCGGTCTGCCCCGGGCGGCGCTGCACGCCCAGGTGGCCGCGGCGCTCCAGGTGCTGCTCCAGGTACGCCGTGGGTCCCGAGGCCGGGTGCTGGAGTCGATCTGCCTGCTGCTCCCCGAAGGGCCCGAACGGCTGGTCACCGTGGTCCCGGTCTGGATCCGGAGCCGAGGGCTCGGGCTGGCCGGTCGGGCGCTCGCCACCCTGCTGCGGGACCGGGGCGTGGCGGTGCCGCCGATCCTCTGCGAGCCGTGGCCTGGATCGGCGGGTCCGGCATGACGTCGGCGATCTGGACGGTGGCGGCGCTCCTGGCCGCCGCGGCGGTGGTGGTCGCCTGGCCGGCCCGCCGGATCCGACGCCGCCATCGGGCGTTGCTCGGTGCCGGCGTGTCCGCCCGTCACGCCCCGCTCGCCCCTTCCGCACCGACGTCGCCGTCCGCCCTGTCGCCGTCCGCGCCGTCCGCGCTGTCGCCGTCCGCGCCGATGTCGGCCTCGTCGTCCGCGCCGATGTCGGCCTCGTCGTCCGCGCCGATGTCGGCCTCGTCGTCCGCGTCGCTGCTGGCCTGGCCGTCCGCGTCGTCGCCGTCGTTGTCCGTGCCGTCCGCGCCCGTGTCCGCGCCGGTGCCGTCGATCTCCGCGTCCGCACCGCCGGAGTCCTTGACCGTGCCGATGCCGTCCTCCGCGACCGTGGCTGCTGGGCCGCCCCGGTCGGGAGGCCACCCCTCGTCGTCGCGCCCACCGGGGCGGCGGGACTCCCGTCGTCCACCGTGGGTGCCGGAGCCTGCCGCGGTGGACGGCGCGTCCCCGGCGTCCGGCCGCGCTCCGGCGATACGCCGTCGGGCCGGTGACGCGACCGTCCCTCACCGGTCCGGCGCGGCGGTCACCACCACGGCGTCGTCCGGATCGACCGCGACTGCCCCCGCCCCGCCGCTCGGCGCCGTCCTGCGCCCGTCGAGCCTCGCCCCAGGCTGGCGGCTGCCGGCCCACCGGGGCCGGATGATGCTGCTGGCCGGCGTGCTCGGCGCGGCTGTCGGTGGCGTCACGGCCGGTCCGGTCGCCGGGCTGCTGCTCGCCGGGTACGCGGTGCTGGGTGCCCGAGCAGTCCACCGGGGCCGGACGGGACGGCACACCACTCAGCAGCGCCGCCGCCGGTTGGACCAGCTCAGCGCCCTCGCCGCCGACCTGCGGGCCGGTCTGCCCGTCCCGGAGCCGGACGGCGACCCGGACCGGCTCGGCCGGCTGACCCGGGCCGCCGTACGGCTCGCCGACCGGACCGGCGCGCCCCTGGCGGAACTCCTCGAACGCGTCGAGGCCGATGCCCGGGCGTACGACCGGGGGCTCGCTGCCGCTGCCGCGCAGGCCGCCGGCGCGCGGGCCACCGCGCTGCTGCTGGCCGCCCTTCCGCTCGGCGGGATCGGGCTCGGCTACGGCATCGGCGCAGATCCGCTGGCGGTGCTGCTGCACACCCCCGTCGGGGCGGTCAGCGCGGTCACCGCGATGGCCCTTCAGATCGTTGGCCTGCTCTGGACCGAGCGGCTGGGCCGGCTTCCGGACGGGGACGACTGATGGGTCCGGCTGTCGCGGGCGCGTTGCTGTTCGTGGCGTTGGTGGTGGCCGTACGCCCGGCGGCGTCCCCGCCGGTCCGCCGGCTGCGGCTGCTGGGTGCCGGCACCCCGCGCGCCTCCGACCGGGCCGAGGACGGGGCGGAGCGTTCGGTGGGAGCGCCGGCCGGACGGAGTCGCCCGTCCTGGTGGCCCGACCCGGTACGCCTCGGCGCAGGGCTGGCCGGGGTGGCGGTCGCGGTGCTGCTCGGCGGTGTGCCCGGGTGCCTCGCGGGAGTGATGGCCGCGCTCGTGGCGGACCGGCTGCTGCGGCGGATCGAGACCCGGGCCACCCGCGACCGCCGGCTGCGGGAGGCCGGTGATCTTCCGCTCGCTGCCGACCTGCTGGCCATGGCGCTACGGGCCGGCGCACCGGTGGACCGCTCGGTGCTGGCCGTCGCCGACGCGCTCGGCGGGCCACTGGCCGAGCGTCTCGGTCGGGTCGGCCGGACGCTGCTGCTCGGCGGCGGCCCGGAGGAGGCATGGGCCCATCTGACCCCGGTGCCCGGCGCGGAGCGTCTCGTCGCCGCAGCCCTGCGGTCCTCGCGGAGCGGCGCCGCGCTCGCCGGTGCGCTGACCCGGGTCGCCGACGACCTTCGGGCCGACCGGTCCACCGCCGCCGAGGCGTCCGCCCGCCGTGCCGGGGTGCTCATCGTGCTGCCGCTGGGGCTCTGCTTCCTGCCGGCCTTCATTCTCGCCGGCCTGGTGCCGGTGATCGTCGCCGTCCTCGGCGATGTGCTCTGACAACCATCGAGAAAGGACAGACAGTGCGCACACTCCGTACCCGAATCCGGACCCGGCTGCGCGGGGACGCCGGGATGAACACCGCCGAGTACGCCGTCGGCACCCTCGCCGCGGTGGCCTTCGCCGGCATCCTGCTCAAGGTGCTCACCTCCGGCAACGTGCAGTCCGCGTTGACCGCGGTGATCGACCGGGCCCTGAAGTGAGCCCGCGTCGGCGGGCCGGCCGCGACCGGGGCTCGTTCACCGCCGAACTGGCGGCCGGCCTGCCGGCGCTGCTCCTGCTCCTGCTGACCGGGGTGACGGCGGTCGAGGCCGTCACCACGAGGGCCGCCTGTCTGGACGCGGCCCGGGAAGCGGCGCTCGCCGCCGCCCGGGGCGCGGACGGCGTGGCCGCCGGTACGCGGATCGCTCCGCCCGCCGCGACGGTCTCGGTGTCGGTCGAGGGAGACCGGGTCACCGCGACGGTGCGGGCCCCGGTACGCGCCCTCGGCGCCCGGCTGCCGCAGCTCACCGTCGAGGCCACCGCGGTGGCCGCCGTCGAACCGGGATCCCCGGCGGCCGAGCCGTGACGGTGGATCAGTCCGGTGCACGGACGCCCAGGGGTCGCTCCGGCACGTGCCCGCCGGCCGGCTGCGGTGGATGCCCGTCGAGGTCACCGCGCCCCGGCCGGATCCGAGCCGATCGGTGTCGTCCCGACCGGGGTGGCGCGACGGTGTGCCTGCTCGTCGTCGGCCTGGTGTTCGTGCTGGTGGGTGTCTTCGGCGCGGCGATCGGCAGTGCCCGGGTGGCGCGGCACCAGGCCCGGGCCGCCGCCGACTTCGCGGCGCTCGCCGCGGCCGGGCTGGCGTTGCGGGGTGACGCGGCGGCCTGTGGCGCGGCGGACGACCTGGCCGCCGCCAACGGTGCCCGACTGACCGGGTGCCGACTGGACGGGCTCGACGCGCTGGTGACGGTGCAGGTGCCGGTGACGCCGCTGCCGGGGTTCCACCGGGCGGCCACCGCCACCGCCCGCGCCGGCCCCGTCCGTGACTGACACCGCCCTCGGGTGCGGAAGCCGGCCGGGGTGCGCGTCGTACGGCACGCACCCCGGCCGGCGGGTGGGTCAGCGCCCCTGGAGCGCGTCCAGCCCGATCGCCATCGCGATCACCAGGCGACGGTCGATCTGCGGGTTCTGCACCTCGACGACGTACCGGTCGCGCAGGCCCCACTTCTTGATCACCGAGAAGACCGGCTGGCCGTTGGCGACGAAGTCGAAGTGGTACGGCAGCCAGGAGAGCGAGTCGACGAACCTGCGCAGCAGCGCCACCGGCATGCTCCGCTCCTGCCCGGTGACCTGCGGCAGGCCGGGCTGCTCGACATGCCAGGTGGAGCGCAGCAGCGACTGGGCGAAGTCCTTGCGGAACAGCCCGATCGGGGTGCCGGCGTGGTCGGTGACGTCGTACGTGGCGCCGAGGTCGAGCCGCTGCCGGGCCTTGAAGCCGAGCAGGGCCTGCTGCTTGGAGTCGTCGGTGTAGATGGTCACCTGCTCCTTGAAGGCGAGCCGCTTCTGCTGCGCGAACGCCAGCAGCTCCCCCTCGGTGCCGTCGGGCGCCACCGCGTGGACCTGGTACTGGTTGACCATCATCCGGATCCGCTGCCGGATGTGGAACTGGTGCTGGGCCTGCAAACTGTCGAGCTGCATGAAGATCTCCTCCGAAGGGTGCGCCGGAGTCTCGCACAATCCGCTGGTCAGCGCCCTCCTTCAAGGGTCGACTTCATCGCCCAGGTGTTGAGCACCTGGTGGATGCTGCGCAGGCGCTCGTTGATCTGTTCCAGCCGCTCCGCCTGGGCGAGGGTGGCCAGCGCGGAGCCCAGGGCGATCTGCTGGTCGGGGGTGAGTTTGTCCTGGTCGATCGTGTAGAGCAGGTCGACGGTCTCGGCGATCGTGTCGGCCACGGCTCCTCCTCGACAAAGAAGAACGGCAGGGTCGGCTGGTCGGTCGGGTGCCTCCGTACCGGGCGGACCGATCGATGGAAGCGCTCCCACAGACCCATTGCCCACATGCCGCGCCGCTCATGCACACATCCCACAACCTGGTCCGACGGCCGTGGGTCACCCCGCCGGGTCGATCACCCGCTGCCCACTCACGGACGCCGCGCCGCGCACAGACGCCGCCACTCCGGCCGCCTCACTGCTCTGGGGGCGACCTACTGCGGCGGCAGGCCCCCACTGCCGGCCGGCCGCGCGTGCGGCAGACCACCCACACCACCGGGGCGCGTCACGCAACCGAGCCGCTTCGGCGCAGACGACCGCCCCGACCTGAGGCACGGCAGGGCTACTGCGCCCCCTGCCGAGGCACCTTCGGCCCCGAGCCGCTGCCCGCGTCTCGACTCGAACCGCTGCCCGCGTCACGCCCCGCGTCGCCGGCCGGCACCGACCCGTCGGCCGCCGTCGACCTGGCGGCCGCCGTCGACCTGCTGGCCGGCATCGCCCCGCCGGCCGTCGACCCCGCCCCCGGACCACCCCCGGGCGGCACCCCGTTCGTGGCGTCACCGGATGGCGAGGCCACGGGCGTCGGGTCGTCCTCGGGCGGGGCGGGGAGGTGGGCGAGCACCACCTCGAGGACCCGGACGGCGTCCGGCTTGGACAGTGG
This genomic interval from Micromonospora coxensis contains the following:
- a CDS encoding ATP-binding protein, translated to MSRPTTTPPEPETELQPVHPHRLELLQVDLVGGGREVTFNAGLNHIVGDITTGKTTFIRLIRALLGTMPKDLPPEVDYVDAIRGHVMLGDRAWKIYRPRTTTSDALVEISEDESEPGREALSVRLPVARSTHTYSTFLLDRLNIPEISVPQARTDPTGVQSPVTMTDWLGYCIITGDELDTEVFGHKRHFRDVKRRWVFEIAYGYYEPELARLNAQLRHLQRQLDSLEHDAEVRAQFLKDTPFADLATLDLQLAASTTELDHVIEQRRALGSAVTYVPGVQQAREDLLAARSRRADIADRMSRLQAQIKDLSDLVRQLSSQSARLTRAIVAGEWLVDFDFVVCPRCGNDVEPARTDPHLCYLCLQQPRPAPSEAELLSEQDRIASQITETNEVLEGRQRALDRLAYEATRLDQLIAELADDLDQRTQAFVSDHAAQIEHQATRQAQLEADIKRLREYADLLRRHEQQLASRGELEAQQEDLRLRISERELSRYDAEENVKALEIRMLEYLQQLRIPDLGLELTVKINRKTYLPEVSGRSFDELSSQGLKTLVNIAHALAHHTVAIDRNLPLPGLLILDGISANSGQEGLSFDRIRDAYRLLSKVAADDSYRGALQIIAVDNELSREIIVELVERVALELTQEDRLIRTPNPSPKSEPDDVEP
- a CDS encoding VHL beta domain-containing protein, giving the protein MPESPDDVPRTDATLRIGGWLPESRRQAPPGPRRPEGRAHDAQHRAEPPPPRAGARPTAAPPASPHGPGGPTRTLVLGCVAVGVIATLVFALSPFWSTSPRPEDRPVAVLPTGAGQADGTEPVSATPSWTYSPAPVSLSTRASLPSPTRAASPSHRPTTGTTTRPRPSTTPPRPPGSDQSRPDELEPLPPSQEPSLRSSSGGPETFVDFVNTRGTLVVVHWLDYGGQRQRYAVLQPGQGYRQQTYVGHPWVVTDGDGRGLVCFLPAREIKKAVVR
- the ssd gene encoding septum site-determining protein Ssd: MPRTSLPPHRRLPLLVTSDGDLLDELLRLAAAGGTEVELAADPAAARARWLPAPLVLVGRDQAQACLRARLPRRPRMVLVGRAGELDPGWEVAELIGAEHVATLPAAEPWLVDRFTECGSDRPAGGAARTVAVLGGRGGAGASVLAGGLAVTAARARLRTLLVDADPLGGGLDLVLGWEELDGLRWPALTDADGRVDAPALVRALPSRGDLVVLSWDRGDLLALPAQAMAATVDAARRGRDFVVVDVPRQLDDAAVVALQAADQAYVVVPAELRATASAARVVAAAAPHCAALGVIVRGPAPGRLKAVEVARALGLPLAGTLRPEPALCRGLERGEAPAAAGRGPLATLCRRLVGELTGLPVPGAA
- a CDS encoding TadA family conjugal transfer-associated ATPase, which translates into the protein MSAHSEDLSARVRQRIAGSAVPVTPAAIVSAVRAEPTAAVLGDTAVLRMADRVHDDLVGAGPLAPLLADPQVTDVLVNGTRVWVDRGEGLRQVAVPVGSVDDVRRLAQRLTAAAGRRLDDGCPYADARLPDGTRLHAVLPPVATDGPYLSLRTFRQRPFTLDELVRQGTVPRPVAPVLAAVVAARLAYLVTGGTGSGKTTLLNTLLGLVPATERIVLVEDAAELHPVHPHVVGLQARTANVEGSGAVGLSDLVRQALRMRPDRLVVGECRGAEVVDLLAALNTGHDGGAGTLHANTPADVPARLEALGLLGGLPRAALHAQVAAALQVLLQVRRGSRGRVLESICLLLPEGPERLVTVVPVWIRSRGLGLAGRALATLLRDRGVAVPPILCEPWPGSAGPA
- a CDS encoding type II secretion system F family protein — translated: MGPAVAGALLFVALVVAVRPAASPPVRRLRLLGAGTPRASDRAEDGAERSVGAPAGRSRPSWWPDPVRLGAGLAGVAVAVLLGGVPGCLAGVMAALVADRLLRRIETRATRDRRLREAGDLPLAADLLAMALRAGAPVDRSVLAVADALGGPLAERLGRVGRTLLLGGGPEEAWAHLTPVPGAERLVAAALRSSRSGAALAGALTRVADDLRADRSTAAEASARRAGVLIVLPLGLCFLPAFILAGLVPVIVAVLGDVL
- a CDS encoding DUF4244 domain-containing protein; amino-acid sequence: MNTAEYAVGTLAAVAFAGILLKVLTSGNVQSALTAVIDRALK
- a CDS encoding TadE family type IV pilus minor pilin; translated protein: MSPRRRAGRDRGSFTAELAAGLPALLLLLLTGVTAVEAVTTRAACLDAAREAALAAARGADGVAAGTRIAPPAATVSVSVEGDRVTATVRAPVRALGARLPQLTVEATAVAAVEPGSPAAEP
- a CDS encoding Rv3654c family TadE-like protein; the encoded protein is MDQSGARTPRGRSGTCPPAGCGGCPSRSPRPGRIRADRCRPDRGGATVCLLVVGLVFVLVGVFGAAIGSARVARHQARAAADFAALAAAGLALRGDAAACGAADDLAAANGARLTGCRLDGLDALVTVQVPVTPLPGFHRAATATARAGPVRD
- a CDS encoding LURP-one-related/scramblase family protein, translating into MQLDSLQAQHQFHIRQRIRMMVNQYQVHAVAPDGTEGELLAFAQQKRLAFKEQVTIYTDDSKQQALLGFKARQRLDLGATYDVTDHAGTPIGLFRKDFAQSLLRSTWHVEQPGLPQVTGQERSMPVALLRRFVDSLSWLPYHFDFVANGQPVFSVIKKWGLRDRYVVEVQNPQIDRRLVIAMAIGLDALQGR